The Sabethes cyaneus chromosome 1, idSabCyanKW18_F2, whole genome shotgun sequence DNA segment gaaaaccattataagGTTACTTGTGTTACGTGGATATGTAGTTAAATAAAAatatcttatatcgaggtatccctgtagaaCCTTTGCTAACTACTGCTACCTTTTGTAACTAACAACTTCTAACTACCCTGCAGAACTAGAACATTAATTCTTAAAATTATCAAATCCATCACGCAATGCAATCACCAACGTACACTAAAATCCCTAAAatctaaataataaaaaactttcaaatttcgtgctgccaaaaaagcaaaacagagaTTATTTTTGCGAGAGCCCTTCGCTCTCTTTTGGTATCCGCATCTGCAATGCAAGGATATTCGACTAATAAAACCCAGAGCTGTCATAAAATATCCTGTTGGAATACAAAGAACAACAGGGAGGGTCTTTTACAGTGAACGGTGTAATACAAAATGGCAATAAACAGTTATCAAAACAATGACAAAACAGTTTGCAATAACAATTTGACAAAACCATTCTCAAATTAAGTTGTGGAAAATGTTGCAAGTGTAgaaataagaaatttatttatgAAATACAGTTCTGTTGGGTAAAGAGCAGGATGAAACGACAGAATATTCGCACCCTTTCACTGGTTGTGTGCACGTTTACTTATTTGCTTATTGGAGCAGCTGTATTTGATGCCCTCGAGTCGGAAACAGAAGCCCGTCGATGGGAGTTTTTGAAAAGTAAGTATTTAAAAGTAATGGTTACCAATGGCTGACGGATATCTTAAAGCTAATTTGTCACGCAAATCGATTATCTCATTGATAATGTTTACTGTATTGTGCAAGCATACTGTCATTCCCATGTGACAACGTCGGAGGCGGTGAAGCTATCAATACTTAGTGTATCTAAAAATTGGCAAggttaaattaaaaactttaaTCTACCTAACAGCGATGTGAACTTTTATTATACCACCAATGAACATCAGTTTATTGATGCCAATACAGAGAGGATATATTATGCTGAATATATTTAAACCTGAGCTGATATAAATTACTGCATACTGAATGTAATTGGGAAAGATGAGACAATAATTACGCAGGGAATTTCGTGCTGAAAGACAGTGTGTTATCTACATAATAACCTGTATTATTCTCTTACGCATCTTTTTTAATAGATACGAATACAAATTATTTGAATGTGATAATAGTATAATAACCCTTAgcatcccagttggcctcgaggcgAGTACACGAGGATCACGACAACGACGCCGTTTGGTATTGAATATGGTGTCAGCTGTTTTGCACCGATAATAATTCCCGATAAAAATTGTGTATCCGTTTAAATGATGTATATATCTAAAACAGTATGTATACGATGGATGACGTAAAGATATCAGTTTTTTTACTATTGGCCAGCTTTTCAGAtagattttccattttttttgcatATCTGACGCAAACCAAAGGGAAGccgaaaaaatcattcaattccGGAACGGtaattcttttacaattgatgaagggacgatagaaaaatgaaatttttttagagtgaaggagaaagagcggaaaggtgagagagaGGGGGGGTTGTTactagctacgcttaacaagtagtcgtcgTGACTCCTAGCTTTTGTCCATTGCTGGAAGGTGTCTCGATCGAACCAAGCattataatcagagattataaccggattcaaacccacaacacccgccagggcatgtgggtCGCTGGTGctcatgtacctttgaaccatagaggcgctggacaaaatgagactacacaacccccttattaagtgAGCGACGTATCTTTATACTCTACCAAAGGTGGGTTGAGtttatttatagacacaaattgtgcctcttcctcgatCTATTGTGATCGAACAACTGAATTGAGAAGTtcaatctaactcgttttacaCACCGGGCGAGGAAACTGTACAGGCACTTGTGACTTACAACGCACTGcatgtgacgttgttcgtcagttagcgtgttagccgcgattcgcAAACGCGGATCTTCGGGTttacagtctccttttgtccagcgcccctaaggttcaaaggtacattagtaccagcgagccacatgccctggcgagtgttgtgggttcgaatccagttataatctctgattatagcttcgttcgacccatgcaccttccagcattggacaaaaggtaggagtcacgacGACTACTTGTTGAGCGTAGCTACTAATTACCACCCCACCCCCCAACTCTCTCaccttccgctctttctccttcactctaaaaaaatattactttcttctgccGTCCCTTCGTCATGTGTAAAAGAACTGTCGTtctaaaatattaattatatatgccagacctcatttcaaggtcaatgcAAAAAAGACGTGGGTTGATCATTCAATTCCGTCAAACCATTCTTGAGTTTATTCGTGACATACAAACTCTAgcttggttttattatactaGATTGATAGAACATatcaaaatattgaaatataatAGTTTATCCGATATACTCAAAGGAAATAAATAAGTCCTTGATCACAATGTGGTGAATACCTTTCAATTGCAGGAATCCAAGGTACGATTTACCTTCAACTGTACTCCGAATCACCTTCCTACCTTGATAATGGAAACTTTCGACATCCAGAACTTTTTCCCGATGAATGGCCACTTGACCAGTTAGCATTAATGATTCTCATTTTTGTAATTGTAAAATTATTGTAATCATTACGTTATACAGAATAGTGAAGCCACACTTTATACATTTTGTTCCCACTTTATCCTCGTGGAGCCTGGTGTTTAATAGGTTTTATATAATTCAAACTTGTCTTTCAATTTCAGGTGTGAAAGCTAACTTTGTCGCAAAATACAACATTACACCAGAGGACTATCGAATGATCGAGATAGTGATAACAGAAAACAAACCACACAAAGCTGGTCCCCAGTGGAAATTCGCTGGTGCTTTCTACTTTGCTACCGTAGTTTTAGCTATGATTGGATACGGCCATTCGACACCGGTTACAATTGGTGGGAAAGCTTTTTGCATGGCATATGCTATGGTTGGTATTCCACTTGGGTTAGTCATGTTCCAGAGTATAGGCGAACGTTTAAACAAGTTTGCATCGGTAGTCATTCGGCGAGCCAAAAAGTATCTTCGTTgccaacaaaccgaagcaaCAGAAATGAATCTAATGCTTGCCACGGGATTGCTGTCCTCCGTAATCATTACAACGGGAGCA contains these protein-coding regions:
- the LOC128732972 gene encoding potassium channel subfamily K member 9 isoform X1; its protein translation is MKRQNIRTLSLVVCTFTYLLIGAAVFDALESETEARRWEFLKSVKANFVAKYNITPEDYRMIEIVITENKPHKAGPQWKFAGAFYFATVVLAMIGYGHSTPVTIGGKAFCMAYAMVGIPLGLVMFQSIGERLNKFASVVIRRAKKYLRCQQTEATEMNLMLATGLLSSVIITTGAAVFSKYEGWSYFDSFYYCFVTLTTIGFGDYVALQNDQALINKPGYVALSLVFILFGLAVVAASINLLVLRFMTMNAEDIRREEAEMQSSGNGLSYECESTGKLLSCANLNYCSEIEEEDTSVCSCTCLGGNSFTNHENEFLLNQGYHPADIITSTISLKRMSI